Proteins from a single region of Hypomesus transpacificus isolate Combined female chromosome 9, fHypTra1, whole genome shotgun sequence:
- the zc3h10 gene encoding zinc finger CCCH domain-containing protein 10 encodes MPDRDSSYLSGGGGNSSSVGEEGGPGLGGTGEGRGVSAGGSGSGGMGGGGALGNGSCGGSGAGGLGSGVPPDGVCRDFLRNVCKRGKRCRFKHPDFNEVPDLGVQKNEFIFCHDHQNKECVRSNCRFVHGSKEDEDYYKKSGELPLRLRGKVAAGLGLSPMDLPHSRGEVPICRDFLKGECQRGNKCKFRHVKKDFEFEPSMGVGGVMGPGASGMVNTGGGVGGAGGGACGGMSGLVGSVGGGNMIGMGCPSLGGCRDPVISGVGGVGAVGMGGCLSMGPSGQRRYDRGPCSVYDPLFESGLFETGPLEVPVDHTALQLKRRRLEGLRLSDVSGGGHYELGLQATLQPRHMDYRFLEEENALLRRRVEELKKQVSNLIATNEVLLDQNAQFRSQTKVLTLSSASAPPDQSLVSSVCAVSSYNHSIAQTHTTLSSAGLQPRPVNQQDMGAPTGAPTASQANSVQPTAPPPHLNPEITPLSAALVQTIAQGMAPPVSMAPVTVSVAPVAVSMAQPLAGITMSHATTPMVSYPIASQSMRITTLPH; translated from the exons ATGCCTGACCGGGACAGCTCCTACCtgtctggtggtggtgggaacagcagcagtgtgggggaggaaggggggccaGGTTTGGGGGGCacaggagagggcagaggggtATCAGCTGGGGGCAGTGGGTCAGGTGGTatgggtggaggaggtgctCTAGGGAATGGGAGTTGTGGGGGGAGCGGAGCTGGGGGTCTGGGTTCAGGAGTTCCCCCTGATGGTGTCTGCAGGGACTTTTTGCGAAATGTGTGCAAGAGGGGCAAACGCTGCCGCTTTAAACATCCAGACTTTAATGAGGTGCCAGACTTGGGGGTGCAGAAGAATGAGTTCATCTTCTGTCATGACCACCAAAATAAGGAATGTGTACGCTCCAACTGCCGTTTTGTCCACGGATCAAAGGAGGATGAGGACTACTATAAGAAGAGTGGAGAGCTGCCCCTCAGGCTGAGGGGGAAAGTGGCAGCCGGTCTAGGACTGTCCCCCATGGACCTCCCTCATAGCCGAGGAGAGGTCCCCATCTGCAGAGACTTCTTAAAAGGAGAATGCCAGAGGGGCAACAAATGTAAATTCCGTCATGTTAAAAAGGACTTTGAGTTTGAGCCAAGTATGGGAGTGGGGGGAGTGATGGGACCAGGGGCCAGTGGGATGGTAAACACAGGTGGTGGGGTTGGTGGAGCGGGGGGAGGTGCCTGTGGGGGGATGTCTGGACTAGTTGGGAGTGTTGGTGGGGGTAACATGATCGGTATGGGTTGTCCTAGCCTGGGGGGTTGCAGAGACCCTGTCATCTCAGGGGTTGGGGGAGTTGGAGCTGTGGGAATGGGAGGATGCTTGTCCATGGGGCCATCAGGACAGCGTAGATATGACAGGGGTCCTTGCTCAGTGTATGACCCACTGTTTGAAAGTGGGCTATTTGAGACGGGGCCACTGGAGGTTCCTGTTGACCACACAGCCCTGCAACTGAAGAGGCGCAGACTCGAGGGGCTGCGCCTGTCAGACGTCAGTGGAGGAGGGCACTACGAGCTGGGGCTTCAGGCCACGCTGCAGCCTCGGCACATGGACTACCgcttcctggaggaggagaatgctctgctgaggaggagagtggaggaactCAAGAAGCAG GTGTCTAACTTAATAGCCACTAATGAAGTTCTGCTGGACCAGAATGCCCAGTTCAGGAGCCAGACTAAGGTGTTGACCCTGTCCTCTGCTTCTGCACCCCCTGACCAGAGCTTGGTGTCCTCTGTTTGTGCAGTGAGCTCCTACAACCACAGTATTGCCCAGACTCACACAACCCTAAGCAGTGCAGGGCTGCAGCCTCGCCCCGTCAACCAACAGGACATGGGAGCTCCTACCGGAGCCCCTACAGCATCTCAAGCCAACTCTGTCCAACcgactgctccccccccccacctcaaccCTGAGatcacccccctctctgctgccctggtcCAGACTATTGCTCAGGGTATGGCACCACCTGTCTCCATGGCACCCGTGACTGTATCCGTGGCACCTGTGGCTGTATCCATGGCACAGCCTCTGGCGGGCATTACTATGAGCCATGCCACCACCCCCATGGTATCCTACCCCATCGCCAGCCAGAGTATGAGGAtcaccaccctgcctcactga